A single Tenacibaculum sp. 190524A02b DNA region contains:
- the hemE gene encoding uroporphyrinogen decarboxylase: protein MIKNDLFLRALKGETVERPPVWMMRQAGRYLPEFMEIRKKYDFFTRCRTPELASEITVQPIRRYGMDAAILFSDILVVPQAMNVEVEMKPNFGPYLPNPIRDRKSLDQVIIPDVDEELGYVMEAIKATKEKLNDEIPLIGFAGSPWTILCYMVQGQGSKNFDKAKEFCFSQPILAHELLTKITETTIAYLKAKVKAGVNAVQVFDSWGGMLSPTDYQEFSWQYINRIIEALKDDVPVIAFGKGCWFALDVMAKSNASALGVDWTCSARNARYLTGGNITLQGNFDPSRLLSPPAEIKKMVNQMINEFGKDKYIVNLGHGILPNIPLANAKAFVDAVKEYKV from the coding sequence ATGATAAAAAACGATTTATTTTTAAGAGCTTTAAAGGGAGAAACAGTAGAACGTCCACCAGTATGGATGATGCGTCAAGCAGGTAGATATTTACCTGAATTTATGGAAATCAGAAAAAAATACGATTTCTTTACTCGTTGTAGAACTCCAGAACTAGCATCAGAAATAACAGTACAACCAATTCGTAGATACGGAATGGATGCTGCCATTTTATTTTCAGACATTTTAGTAGTACCTCAAGCAATGAATGTAGAGGTAGAAATGAAACCTAATTTTGGACCTTATTTACCAAACCCTATTAGAGATAGAAAAAGTTTAGATCAGGTAATTATACCTGATGTAGATGAAGAATTAGGGTATGTAATGGAAGCTATAAAGGCTACTAAAGAAAAACTAAATGATGAAATACCATTAATAGGATTTGCAGGATCTCCATGGACAATTTTGTGTTATATGGTACAAGGCCAGGGGTCTAAAAACTTTGATAAAGCAAAAGAGTTTTGTTTTTCACAGCCAATTTTGGCACACGAATTGCTTACTAAGATAACAGAGACCACAATTGCTTATTTAAAAGCAAAGGTAAAAGCAGGTGTAAATGCTGTTCAGGTTTTTGATTCTTGGGGAGGAATGTTATCTCCAACAGATTATCAAGAATTTTCATGGCAATACATTAATCGAATAATAGAAGCATTAAAAGATGATGTTCCAGTGATAGCTTTTGGTAAAGGATGTTGGTTCGCGTTAGATGTAATGGCCAAATCAAACGCATCAGCTCTAGGAGTAGACTGGACATGTAGTGCAAGAAATGCTCGCTATTTAACAGGAGGAAATATAACCTTACAAGGTAATTTTGACCCTTCAAGATTATTGTCTCCACCCGCTGAAATTAAAAAAATGGTAAACCAAATGATAAATGAGTTTGGTAAAGACAAATATATTGTTAACTTGGGGCATGGAATTTTACCTAATATTCCACTAGCAAATGCAAAAGCTTTTGTAGATGCTGTTAAAGAATATAAAGTTTAA
- a CDS encoding dihydrolipoamide acetyltransferase family protein yields MARYELKLPKMGESVAEATITSWVKEVGETIEIDDTIVEVATDKVDSEVPSEVEGKLIEILFDKDAVVQVGQTIAIIEVEGEGAVEESTNESVVVEEAVAEVEKTMEQAKEMVSLSSNATLDTTTSNRFYSPLVKSIAQTEGISVSELETIKGTGKEGRVTKTDILTYIENRGTTTVATETVTSQVTQRPAVKQAAVPVTMSGEDEIIEMSRMGKLISKHMVDSLQTSAHVQSFIEIDVTNIVNWRNKVKDAYLKREGEKLTFTPIFMQAVAQTIKKHPLINISVDGDKIIKRGNINLGMAAALPDGNLIVPVIKNADQLSLVGMTKQVNDLATRARANKLSPDDIQGGTYTVTNVGSFGSITGTPIINQPQVAILALGAIVKKPSVIETPEGDFIGIRQKMIVSHSYDHRVVNGALGGMFIKTFKEILEAWDVNQDF; encoded by the coding sequence ATGGCTAGATACGAATTGAAGTTACCTAAAATGGGCGAAAGTGTTGCTGAGGCAACGATTACTTCTTGGGTTAAAGAAGTAGGTGAAACTATTGAAATTGATGACACCATAGTAGAAGTAGCTACGGATAAAGTAGATAGTGAAGTGCCTAGTGAAGTAGAGGGTAAACTTATTGAAATATTATTTGATAAAGATGCCGTAGTTCAAGTAGGACAAACTATAGCTATTATAGAAGTTGAAGGAGAAGGAGCAGTAGAAGAAAGTACTAATGAAAGTGTAGTGGTTGAAGAAGCTGTTGCTGAGGTTGAAAAAACTATGGAACAAGCAAAAGAAATGGTAAGTCTTAGTTCAAATGCTACATTAGATACTACAACAAGTAACCGTTTTTATTCACCTTTAGTAAAAAGTATAGCACAAACAGAAGGAATATCTGTAAGCGAGTTAGAAACTATAAAAGGAACAGGTAAAGAAGGACGTGTTACTAAAACGGATATTTTAACTTATATAGAAAATAGAGGAACTACTACTGTAGCTACAGAAACTGTAACCTCTCAAGTAACACAAAGACCAGCAGTAAAACAAGCAGCCGTTCCTGTTACTATGAGTGGAGAAGATGAGATCATTGAAATGAGCCGTATGGGGAAATTAATCTCAAAGCATATGGTAGATTCATTACAAACCTCAGCGCATGTACAATCGTTTATTGAAATAGATGTCACAAATATTGTTAATTGGAGAAATAAAGTTAAAGATGCTTATTTAAAAAGAGAAGGTGAAAAACTAACGTTTACACCAATCTTTATGCAAGCTGTGGCACAAACTATTAAAAAACATCCTTTAATAAATATTTCTGTAGATGGAGATAAGATCATCAAAAGAGGAAATATCAATTTAGGAATGGCAGCAGCTTTACCTGATGGTAATTTAATTGTTCCTGTAATTAAAAATGCAGATCAGTTAAGTTTAGTTGGTATGACTAAACAAGTAAATGACCTAGCAACTAGAGCGAGAGCTAATAAGTTAAGCCCAGATGATATTCAAGGAGGAACTTATACAGTTACTAATGTTGGAAGTTTTGGAAGTATTACGGGTACACCTATCATAAACCAACCACAAGTAGCCATTTTAGCATTAGGAGCTATTGTAAAGAAGCCTTCAGTTATTGAAACTCCAGAAGGAGATTTTATTGGAATTCGTCAAAAAATGATTGTATCACATTCTTATGATCACAGAGTTGTTAATGGAGCTTTAGGAGGCATGTTTATCAAAACGTTTAAAGAAATATTAGAAGCTTGGGATGTAAACCAAGACTTTTAA
- a CDS encoding TlpA family protein disulfide reductase — MKKILLVLLVLTVQLSFSQSKEFYKDAVKDCIVNSNKDATMLNDIVDNCVKGKFISNYDFTTIGGEVVSTDKIDKPILLIAAATWCAPCWGEIPALNKMVEKYNGQMEFIMLFWDKKAGVERMAQKLDKRIKLVASSDETTDKSTIEVNGFVHKLDYPTAYLVSKDKEIINFKRGAASPSKKMTWDQVNEINEKQLEEFIKPVLQ; from the coding sequence ATGAAGAAAATATTACTTGTATTATTAGTGTTAACCGTACAATTGAGTTTTTCACAATCAAAAGAGTTTTACAAAGATGCAGTTAAAGATTGTATAGTAAATTCAAACAAAGATGCTACTATGTTGAATGATATAGTTGACAACTGTGTAAAAGGAAAGTTTATTTCTAATTACGATTTTACAACTATTGGAGGAGAGGTAGTAAGTACAGATAAAATTGATAAACCAATTTTATTAATAGCAGCAGCTACTTGGTGTGCACCTTGTTGGGGAGAAATTCCTGCACTTAACAAAATGGTAGAAAAATACAATGGACAAATGGAGTTCATTATGTTATTTTGGGATAAAAAGGCTGGTGTTGAAAGAATGGCTCAAAAATTAGATAAAAGAATAAAGTTAGTTGCTTCTTCTGATGAAACTACGGATAAATCAACTATTGAAGTAAATGGGTTTGTTCATAAATTAGATTATCCAACTGCTTATTTAGTGTCAAAAGATAAAGAAATTATTAATTTTAAAAGAGGTGCAGCTTCACCATCTAAAAAAATGACTTGGGATCAAGTAAATGAAATTAATGAAAAACAATTAGAGGAATTCATAAAGCCTGTATTACAATAA
- a CDS encoding nuclear transport factor 2 family protein produces MKNVIVSIAILCSLLSFSQTEKNTQQELLASANGNHSKITCTSKNKSLKDCKTPQEEASVKKALNNYINGSSYNKLAMLKSAFAENATLYLTMKDGEFKKLAPEDYVGFFKKGTPNKFNGRVGKILEVAIVKDIATAKVEILFSKGNLRYIDLFLLKKIDSEWKIISKTATKVEG; encoded by the coding sequence ATGAAAAATGTAATAGTAAGCATTGCTATTTTATGCTCTCTTTTGAGCTTTTCACAGACTGAAAAAAACACACAACAAGAACTTTTAGCAAGCGCTAATGGAAACCATAGTAAGATAACATGTACTTCAAAAAATAAAAGTTTAAAAGATTGTAAAACTCCACAAGAAGAGGCATCAGTTAAAAAAGCTTTAAACAATTACATTAATGGAAGTTCTTACAACAAATTAGCAATGTTAAAAAGTGCTTTTGCTGAGAATGCTACTTTATACTTAACCATGAAAGATGGTGAGTTTAAAAAATTGGCTCCAGAAGATTATGTAGGTTTTTTTAAAAAAGGTACACCTAATAAGTTTAACGGACGTGTTGGTAAAATTTTAGAAGTAGCAATTGTAAAAGATATTGCTACAGCTAAAGTAGAGATTCTGTTTTCTAAAGGAAACTTGCGGTACATAGATTTATTCTTGTTAAAGAAGATTGATTCAGAGTGGAAAATAATAAGTAAAACAGCTACTAAAGTAGAAGGATAA
- a CDS encoding EI24 domain-containing protein: MIQKIVEAIKAYFTAFGLISKLKLWKYFTIPILISIVTAVSIIALSLSYADNIGHYVANFWKWEFGKSTFEIVSTFLSGLLILTIGLILYKHIVMALSAPFMSPVSEKIEDYYRGENHKHRETSFHEQLIRGIRINVRNLSRELMLTVPILLLGLLPIIGLVAPIILFLMQAYYAGFGNMDYTLERHFKYRESINFVKINKGVAIGNGIVFMLLLLIPIVGIILVFPLSVTAATTETIKIIQSKELPE, encoded by the coding sequence ATGATTCAAAAAATTGTAGAAGCAATAAAAGCATATTTTACTGCATTTGGGTTGATTTCTAAACTTAAGTTATGGAAATATTTTACTATACCTATCCTAATTAGTATTGTAACAGCCGTTAGTATTATAGCGCTATCTTTAAGTTATGCAGATAATATAGGACATTATGTAGCTAACTTTTGGAAATGGGAATTTGGAAAAAGTACATTTGAAATAGTTAGTACTTTTTTAAGTGGTTTACTAATTTTAACTATTGGACTTATTTTGTATAAACACATTGTTATGGCATTATCAGCACCATTTATGAGTCCGGTTTCAGAAAAAATAGAAGATTATTATAGAGGGGAAAATCATAAACACAGAGAAACTTCTTTTCATGAGCAATTAATTAGAGGAATAAGAATAAATGTTAGAAATCTTTCTAGAGAATTAATGTTAACAGTTCCTATTCTATTATTAGGGTTACTCCCTATTATAGGTTTAGTAGCTCCTATTATTTTATTCCTGATGCAAGCCTATTATGCAGGTTTTGGTAATATGGATTATACCTTAGAGAGACACTTTAAATATAGAGAAAGTATAAACTTTGTAAAAATAAATAAAGGAGTAGCTATTGGTAATGGAATTGTATTTATGCTACTCTTATTAATCCCAATAGTTGGTATTATTTTAGTCTTTCCTTTATCTGTAACAGCAGCTACTACAGAAACTATTAAGATTATTCAATCAAAAGAACTTCCAGAATAA
- a CDS encoding IS3 family transposase (programmed frameshift): MNDNIYRKRTQKDYTMSFKLSVVSEVEKGELTYKQAQLKYGIQGRSTVLVWLRKYGNFDWDHQTPSTMPKSPEQKLLELEQKLRQLEKQNNRLKAQAAAVEKKAILFDMMIDLAEKEYKIPIKKKLQNRVIDMFVLQKKESISSTCKLLGFSRQVYYRANYRVTKAHTIANKVVELVKDVRMEQPRIGTRKLYYILSEELGSLGVGRDRLFDILRANKLLIKRQKSYHITTNSHHRFRKHANLIETLEVNRPEQVWVADITYLGSRKKPMYLSLITDAYSKKIVGYHLDKTLAVNSTVKALVMAIKNRVYPEKELIHHSDRGIQYCSNIYQDILSKQKLKCSMTESYDPYQNAIAERVNGILKQEFFTNTTNLDIKIMEKIVKQSITIYNSKRPHWSCHFKTPDQAHQQNIMKIKSYRKKTSSKAITLDDV, encoded by the exons ATGAATGACAATATTTACCGCAAACGTACACAGAAAGATTATACTATGAGTTTTAAACTTTCGGTTGTATCGGAAGTAGAAAAAGGCGAACTAACTTACAAACAGGCTCAACTTAAATATGGGATTCAAGGTCGTAGCACTGTTTTAGTATGGTTAAGAAAATATGGTAACTTTGATTGGGATCATCAAACACCATCTACTATGCCAAAATCACCAGAACAAAAACTATTAGAGTTAGAACAAAAATTACGTCAATTAGAAAAGCAAAATAATCGTTTAAAAGCTCAAGCAGCAGCAGTAGAGAAGAAAGCGATACTATTTGATATGATGATTGATTTAGCTGAGAAAGAGTATAAGATTCCTATCA AGAAAAAACTCCAAAACCGAGTAATTGATATGTTTGTTTTACAAAAGAAAGAAAGTATTTCTTCCACCTGTAAATTACTCGGGTTTAGTAGGCAGGTGTATTATCGAGCTAATTATAGAGTTACCAAAGCTCACACCATAGCCAATAAGGTTGTTGAGTTGGTTAAGGATGTAAGAATGGAACAGCCAAGAATTGGAACAAGAAAACTGTATTATATTCTTTCAGAAGAATTAGGCAGTTTAGGTGTAGGAAGGGATCGATTATTTGATATTTTACGAGCTAATAAACTATTGATAAAACGACAAAAAAGTTACCATATTACAACCAACTCACATCATCGTTTTAGAAAACATGCTAATCTTATTGAAACTTTGGAAGTAAATCGACCAGAACAAGTATGGGTAGCAGATATTACTTATTTAGGGAGCCGTAAAAAACCTATGTATTTATCATTAATTACAGATGCATATTCTAAGAAAATTGTGGGATACCATTTGGATAAAACTTTAGCGGTGAACTCAACTGTAAAAGCCTTGGTCATGGCTATAAAAAACAGAGTATATCCAGAGAAGGAACTTATCCATCATTCAGATAGAGGGATACAGTACTGTAGTAACATCTATCAAGATATTTTGTCAAAACAAAAGCTTAAATGCAGTATGACAGAATCATATGATCCATATCAAAATGCCATAGCTGAAAGGGTTAATGGAATCTTGAAACAAGAGTTCTTTACCAATACTACAAATCTAGATATTAAGATAATGGAGAAAATAGTAAAACAATCAATAACTATTTATAACTCTAAAAGACCGCATTGGTCATGTCATTTTAAAACTCCTGACCAAGCACATCAACAAAACATTATGAAAATAAAATCATATCGAAAAAAAACATCATCTAAAGCTATAACTTTAGATGATGTTTAA
- a CDS encoding helix-turn-helix domain-containing protein, whose amino-acid sequence MNFNTPILFFFCALGVFNGFLLSLYFIFFHKVKRVQNLFLGILLLVLSTRIGKSVYTIFTPREDRDLLILQIGLSACFLIGVSLFFYIKTSIENKKKFPKIGKLHYAVLIAVILIVGLLKPYKTHRAFWANYFVQFIYGVWGVYVLAAGYLLKDIFSKLIKRERTTTSEIWLIAVFLANLLIYIAYIIGYFYLYLIGTLTFSFVFYGLLIFLLFKKNRETIFKDIPEKYKAKKIDKTEVDKLISDLNKLMQEEKLYKNSTLKLKDVAKELHIIPHKLSQLVNENLGKSFAQFINEYRVEEAKNIIKQNTQYTLESIGYEAGFSSKSSFYATFKKNTGMTPSEYKNQE is encoded by the coding sequence GTGAATTTTAACACACCTATATTATTCTTTTTTTGTGCTTTAGGCGTATTTAACGGCTTTTTATTAAGCCTTTACTTTATATTTTTTCATAAGGTAAAAAGAGTCCAAAATTTATTTTTAGGCATTTTACTATTAGTACTAAGTACAAGAATAGGGAAGTCAGTTTATACAATTTTTACTCCACGTGAAGATAGAGACTTGCTAATACTTCAAATTGGCTTATCAGCCTGTTTTTTAATTGGTGTATCGTTATTTTTCTATATAAAAACCTCCATAGAAAATAAAAAGAAATTTCCTAAAATAGGAAAGTTACATTATGCGGTTTTAATAGCAGTTATTCTAATAGTAGGTCTACTCAAGCCCTATAAAACACACAGAGCTTTTTGGGCTAACTATTTTGTTCAGTTTATTTACGGTGTTTGGGGTGTTTATGTATTAGCGGCTGGATATTTATTAAAAGATATTTTTAGCAAATTGATAAAAAGAGAACGTACCACTACTTCTGAAATATGGTTAATAGCTGTATTCTTAGCCAATTTGCTGATTTATATAGCCTATATAATAGGATATTTTTACTTGTATTTAATAGGAACATTAACCTTTTCTTTCGTGTTTTATGGTTTGTTAATTTTTTTACTATTTAAAAAAAACAGAGAAACTATTTTTAAAGACATTCCCGAAAAATACAAGGCAAAAAAAATTGATAAAACAGAAGTTGATAAACTCATTTCTGATTTAAATAAATTAATGCAGGAAGAAAAACTATATAAAAATTCAACCTTAAAATTAAAAGATGTGGCAAAAGAATTACATATAATTCCTCATAAACTATCTCAATTAGTAAATGAAAATCTAGGTAAAAGCTTTGCACAATTTATTAATGAATATAGAGTTGAAGAAGCCAAAAATATTATAAAACAAAATACACAATACACCTTAGAGTCTATAGGATATGAAGCTGGCTTCTCTTCAAAATCTAGCTTTTACGCTACTTTTAAAAAAAATACAGGCATGACTCCATCTGAATATAAAAACCAAGAATAA
- the hemF gene encoding oxygen-dependent coproporphyrinogen oxidase, with protein MKDQFYAYIQNLQDTITSTLEKVDGKATFKEDLWKRKGGGGGRTRVIENGDIFEKGGVNISAVHGELPEVLRKQFKVEHGNFFACGLSLVIHPKNPFIPTVHANWRYFEMYDASGAIVTQWFGGGQDLTPYYLFDEDAIHFHQTCKEACDKHDSNFYPKFKKTCDEYFWNAHRNEARGVGGLFFDYLKKTDEYTMEDRYNFVTEVGNSFLKSYVPIVERRKAIAYTKENKNWQEVRRGRYVEFNLVHDRGTLFGLKTNGRIESILMSLPPTVQWIYNHHPEEGTEEAKLLKVLAEPKEWIE; from the coding sequence ATGAAAGACCAATTTTACGCATACATCCAAAATTTACAAGACACTATCACTTCTACGTTAGAAAAAGTAGACGGAAAAGCTACCTTTAAAGAAGACCTTTGGAAAAGAAAAGGAGGTGGAGGCGGAAGAACTAGGGTTATTGAAAATGGAGATATCTTTGAAAAGGGAGGCGTAAATATTTCTGCTGTTCATGGAGAATTACCAGAAGTACTTAGAAAACAATTTAAAGTAGAGCATGGGAACTTTTTTGCATGCGGCTTAAGTTTAGTAATACATCCTAAAAATCCATTTATACCTACTGTTCATGCAAATTGGCGTTATTTTGAGATGTATGATGCTTCTGGAGCTATAGTAACCCAATGGTTTGGAGGAGGACAAGATTTAACTCCCTACTATTTATTTGATGAAGATGCTATTCACTTTCATCAAACATGCAAAGAAGCGTGTGATAAACATGACAGTAACTTTTATCCAAAGTTTAAAAAGACTTGCGATGAGTATTTTTGGAATGCACATAGAAATGAAGCTAGAGGAGTAGGAGGTTTGTTCTTTGATTATTTAAAAAAGACGGATGAATATACAATGGAAGATAGGTATAACTTTGTTACAGAGGTAGGAAATAGCTTTTTAAAATCGTATGTACCTATTGTTGAAAGAAGAAAAGCAATAGCTTATACTAAAGAAAACAAAAATTGGCAAGAAGTGAGAAGAGGTAGATATGTAGAGTTCAATTTAGTTCATGATAGGGGAACTTTATTTGGGTTAAAAACAAATGGAAGAATTGAAAGTATTTTAATGAGTTTACCACCAACAGTACAATGGATATATAACCATCATCCAGAAGAAGGAACAGAAGAAGCTAAATTACTTAAGGTTTTAGCCGAACCAAAAGAATGGATAGAATAA
- a CDS encoding DUF5916 domain-containing protein, with amino-acid sequence MRKFILVVCSCFLYGTNFGQELKIPYKKVTIAIDGHFEEKVWQDLPVHTNFYNYMPIDEGQAENQTEVKIFHNKEYIYVGVTYKDTTEKTQVSTLKRDVSIASSDSFIMVLDTQNQDQNGYLFAINSLGNQTDGLIERVNNGYNLNFSWNAVWTSKAIQKGKLKQYEIAIPLKALSYKKGNSTFGVQFYTRDIKNNTWTLYTNVKRNYPTFDLRFNKSLEVEALPEKATSRFAVIPSFTVNHQKEIGDNKTETTYKPSLDVQYNVTSSLKLDATINPDFSQIEVDQQVTNLTRFSVFFPERRNFFLENSDLFSNLGVNGVNPFYSRRIGADREVQFGIKLSGNVAPKTRLGVLNVQTTSNDNLAAQNYGTLVAEQQISNNFTATGFIINRQETNNFSFGNDFNRVAGMNVNYKSDDKKWTGVANYGQSFNQGITKNNSFYHAGIWYNRRGFSWNTSFKQVNRNYITDVGFTPRLYNYDPINAKVVREGYSHFNGSVILTRFPKESKTINSQRYLLLENNSFWNENGTLTQMSWYYNHAIWFKDLSFVYTNLNYDYENLQYGFDVLQNGNFIMPGIYRYGRAQVGYNTTPNKNIVAKIENQYGSYYSGTRYRGVLSLKYRLLPFANLETLYELNSIDLNELGNRTFHLARFTGEVFFNNRLNWTTYVQYNTQRNNFNVNSRLQWEYKPLSYMYLVVTDNFDKTIQRTNWGAAFKINYRFDF; translated from the coding sequence ATGAGAAAGTTTATTTTAGTTGTATGTAGTTGTTTTTTGTACGGAACAAATTTTGGCCAAGAATTAAAGATTCCTTACAAAAAAGTAACGATAGCTATTGATGGGCATTTTGAAGAAAAAGTATGGCAGGATTTACCAGTGCATACCAACTTTTACAATTACATGCCCATTGATGAAGGACAGGCAGAGAATCAAACCGAAGTAAAAATTTTCCATAATAAAGAATACATTTATGTAGGAGTTACTTATAAAGACACTACAGAGAAAACACAAGTTAGTACTTTAAAAAGAGATGTTTCCATAGCTTCTAGTGATTCGTTTATAATGGTTTTAGATACTCAAAACCAAGATCAAAACGGGTATTTATTCGCTATTAATTCATTAGGGAATCAAACAGATGGATTAATTGAACGCGTAAATAATGGGTATAACTTAAATTTTAGTTGGAATGCCGTTTGGACATCTAAAGCAATTCAAAAAGGAAAGTTAAAACAGTATGAGATAGCGATTCCTTTAAAAGCATTAAGCTATAAAAAAGGGAATTCAACATTTGGAGTTCAGTTTTATACAAGAGATATAAAAAATAACACATGGACCCTCTATACTAATGTAAAAAGGAACTATCCTACTTTTGATTTACGATTTAATAAAAGTTTAGAAGTGGAAGCGCTTCCTGAAAAAGCAACCTCTCGTTTTGCCGTAATACCATCATTTACAGTAAATCATCAAAAAGAGATAGGTGATAATAAAACAGAAACTACATACAAGCCTAGTTTAGATGTACAATATAATGTTACTTCTTCCCTAAAACTAGATGCAACTATCAATCCAGATTTTTCGCAGATAGAAGTAGATCAACAAGTAACCAACTTAACAAGGTTTTCTGTATTTTTTCCTGAACGACGTAACTTTTTCTTAGAAAACTCTGATTTATTTTCAAACTTAGGTGTTAATGGAGTGAATCCTTTTTACTCAAGAAGAATAGGTGCGGATAGAGAAGTACAATTTGGAATTAAACTATCTGGTAATGTTGCGCCTAAAACAAGGTTAGGTGTATTAAATGTTCAAACAACTTCTAATGATAATTTAGCAGCACAAAACTATGGAACTTTAGTAGCAGAGCAACAAATTTCTAACAATTTTACAGCCACAGGTTTTATAATTAATAGACAGGAAACCAATAATTTTTCATTTGGAAATGATTTCAATAGAGTAGCAGGAATGAATGTTAATTATAAGTCGGATGATAAAAAGTGGACAGGTGTAGCAAACTATGGTCAAAGTTTTAACCAAGGCATTACTAAAAACAATAGTTTTTACCACGCAGGTATTTGGTATAATAGAAGAGGTTTTAGCTGGAATACATCGTTTAAACAAGTAAACAGAAATTATATTACAGATGTTGGTTTTACACCAAGATTGTATAATTATGATCCTATTAATGCTAAAGTAGTTAGAGAAGGGTACTCTCACTTTAACGGTTCTGTTATATTAACCCGTTTCCCTAAAGAGTCTAAAACGATTAATTCACAACGCTATCTTTTATTGGAGAATAATTCCTTTTGGAATGAAAACGGAACCTTAACACAAATGTCTTGGTATTATAACCATGCTATTTGGTTTAAAGATTTATCCTTTGTGTATACAAACCTTAATTATGATTATGAAAACCTACAATATGGTTTTGATGTATTACAGAATGGAAATTTTATTATGCCTGGTATTTATAGATATGGTAGAGCACAGGTTGGCTATAATACTACCCCAAATAAAAACATTGTAGCAAAAATTGAAAATCAATACGGTAGTTATTATTCAGGAACTCGATATAGAGGTGTTTTAAGTTTGAAATACAGGTTGTTACCTTTTGCTAATTTAGAAACACTTTATGAGTTAAATTCGATTGATTTAAATGAATTAGGCAATAGAACCTTTCACTTAGCTCGTTTTACAGGTGAAGTATTTTTTAACAATCGGTTAAACTGGACTACCTACGTACAATACAATACACAAAGAAACAACTTTAATGTAAACTCAAGATTACAATGGGAATACAAACCATTATCGTATATGTATCTGGTAGTTACTGATAATTTTGATAAAACAATACAACGTACAAATTGGGGAGCTGCTTTTAAAATTAATTATCGTTTTGATTTTTAA